From the Streptomyces sp. NBC_01216 genome, the window GCCGCCCAGCAGCTCACGGGCGTAGGCGTTGCGGTCGGCGAGCGAACGGTCCAGCTCGGCCTGGAGCCGGGGCAGCAGCGCGGCATCGCCCGAGGCGGCGATCTCGTCGGCCAGGTCGATGGTCTCGTCGACGTCCGCGTCCAGGTCGTCCAGCATCCCGGTGAGCCGGGTCAGTAGGTCGGTCATGATGCTGCCTCCTGGCATGCGCCGTCCGTCGGGACGGGAACGGTGTCCGGGGCGTCGGCCCCGGCGGCCACCGCCACGTCCTGCGGGTAGCCGTACTCGTACAGTTCACGCCCCGGAGCGCTCGGGCGCACCAGCGCCCCGGCGCGGCCGGGCGGGGCGGGGACCGGCCCCCGTCCGGCGGACGCGGGCATCAGAGTTCGGTCACCTTGCCGTCGGCCACCTCGACGCGTCGGGTGACGCGGACCGCGTCGAGCATCCGGCGGTCGTGGGTGACCAGGAGCAGCGTGCCGTCGTAGGTGTCGAGGGCCTGCTCCAGCTGCTCGATGGCGGGCAGGTCGAGGTGGTTGGTCGGCTCGTCGAGGACCAGCAGGTTCACACCCCGGCCCTGGAGCAGTGCCAGGGCGGCGCGGGTCCGTTCGCCCGGGGAGAGCGTGGTCGCCGGGCGCAGCACGTGGTCGGCCTTGAGCCCGAACTTGGCCAACAGGGTGCGGATGTCCGCGGGCTCGGTCTCGGGAACGGCCGCGCAGAACGCGTCCAGGAGGGACTCCGGACCGTGGAACAGCTTGCGCGCCTGGTCGACCTCGCCGACGACGACGCCCGAGCCGAGCACCGCGTCTCCCGCGTCGAGCGGGAGGCGGCCGAGGAGGGCGGCGAGCAGGGTCGACTTGCCGGCGCCGTTGGCTCCGGTGATGGCGACCCGGTCGGCCCAGTCGATCTGGAGGGTGGCCGGCCCGAAGCGGAACTCTCCGCGCCGCACCTCGGCCGAGCGGAGCGTCGCCACCACCGAGCCGGAACGCGGCGCGGCGGCGATCTCCATCCGCAACTCCCACTCCTTGCGGGGTTCGTCCACCGTGTCGAGCCGTTCGATCATGCGCTGGGTCTGGCGGGCCTTCGCGGCCTGCTTCTCGCTGGCCTCGCCGCGCAGCTTCCGGCCGATCTTGTCGTTGTCGGTCGCCTTGCGACGGGCGTTGCGTACGCCCTTGTCCATCCAGTTGCGCTGCATGAGGGCGCGCCCTTCGAGGGCGGTCCTCTTGTCGGCGTACTCCTCGTAGTCCTCCCGCGCGTGCCGACGCTCGGTCTCGCGCTCCTCCAGGTACGCCTCGTAGCCGCCGCCGTAGAGCGTGATCCGCTGCTGGGCGAGGTCGAGTTCCAGGACCTTGGTGACGGTACGGGCGAGGAACTCGCGGTCGTGGCTGATGACGACCGTCCCGGCGCGCAGGCCCCGCACGAAGGACTCGAGACGCTCGAGACCGTCGAGGTCGAGATCGTTGGTGGGTTCGTCCAGGAGGAAGACGTCGTAGCGGGAGAGCAGGAGGGAGGCGAGTCCGGCGCGGGCTGCCTGGCCGCCGGAGAGCGAGGCCATCGGCTGGTCGAGGCCGATGGTCAGGCCGAGGGAGGCGGCGACCTCCTCGGCCCGCTCGTCGAGGTCGGCGCCGCCCAGGCCGAGCCAGCGTTCCAGGCCGACGGCGTAGGCGTCGTCGGCGCCGGGCGTACCGTCGACGAGACCCTGGGCTGCCGTGTCCATGGCTTCCTGGGCGGCGGCGACACCGGTGCGGCGGGCGAGGAAGTCCCGGACGGTCTCGCCCGCGCGGCGCTCGGGCTCCTGCGGCAGGTGCCCGACGGACGCGGTGGGCGGGGACAGCTTCAGCTCGCCGTCCTCGGGGGTGTCGAGCCCGGCGAGCATCCGCAGCAGGGTCGACTTGCCGGCGCCGTTGACACCGACGAGGCCGATGACGTCGCCGGGGGCGACGACGAGGTCGAGGCCGGCGAAGAGGGAGCGCTCGCCGTGGCCGGCGGCGAGTTCCTTGGCGACAAGAGTGGCAGTCATCAGGAGACGAATCCTAGTGCCGCCCCGGGCGATGTCCGCCCGTCGAGGGGGGCGACTGGTGGTTCACGGCGGGCGGGCCGGGGCGCCGGGGTGCGGATGGCCCCGGCCCGGTCGGTCCGGGTACGGTCCGGCCATGAACGTCGACGCGATCGTGGTGGGGGGCGGGGTCGTCGGTCTGACGACGGCGGTGACGCTGGCGGAGCGTGGCCGACGGGTGCGGGTGTGGTCGCGGGACCCGGCCGGATCGACGACCTCGGCCGTGGCGGGAGCCCTGTGGTGGCCGTACCGGATCGAGCCGGAGGCGGCGGCGGGAGGCTGGGCGCTGGAGACGC encodes:
- a CDS encoding ABC-F family ATP-binding cassette domain-containing protein, producing MTATLVAKELAAGHGERSLFAGLDLVVAPGDVIGLVGVNGAGKSTLLRMLAGLDTPEDGELKLSPPTASVGHLPQEPERRAGETVRDFLARRTGVAAAQEAMDTAAQGLVDGTPGADDAYAVGLERWLGLGGADLDERAEEVAASLGLTIGLDQPMASLSGGQAARAGLASLLLSRYDVFLLDEPTNDLDLDGLERLESFVRGLRAGTVVISHDREFLARTVTKVLELDLAQQRITLYGGGYEAYLEERETERRHAREDYEEYADKRTALEGRALMQRNWMDKGVRNARRKATDNDKIGRKLRGEASEKQAAKARQTQRMIERLDTVDEPRKEWELRMEIAAAPRSGSVVATLRSAEVRRGEFRFGPATLQIDWADRVAITGANGAGKSTLLAALLGRLPLDAGDAVLGSGVVVGEVDQARKLFHGPESLLDAFCAAVPETEPADIRTLLAKFGLKADHVLRPATTLSPGERTRAALALLQGRGVNLLVLDEPTNHLDLPAIEQLEQALDTYDGTLLLVTHDRRMLDAVRVTRRVEVADGKVTEL